From a region of the Aeoliella mucimassa genome:
- a CDS encoding IS4 family transposase has protein sequence MAAALLWAWSDEQTLTERFFVVRKILLCLDKEQQQLATSYQAFIKILRRWTKPLAALLQSVLQQRMQATLTDCWLTAGYLVFAVDGSRLELPRTRSHEQAYSTIRHARRVKNSRYKRRQAKDAKKVNSPQLWLTTMWHIGTGLPWDWRVGPGDSSERVHLREMLTSLPAGALITADGGFMGYEGLQAIIKSGRHVLLRVGANVRLLKQLGYVREWTGTVYLWPDRESKRGNEPLVLRLVVATDGKQPVYLVTNILSRRELSDKQVIALYARRWGIELFYRHLKQTFHRRKLLSREAENAKLEITWSLFGLWAMSLFALVEAMKQGITPAKLSFAKLLLAFRRTMRDYLHPTEKNERLCERLRQAIIDSYKRANKTSRNYPRKKQAKPPGVPQLLTATKTQALRAKQIKPVLRKGLTA, from the coding sequence ATGGCAGCCGCGCTGTTATGGGCCTGGTCGGACGAGCAGACTCTCACCGAGCGTTTTTTCGTTGTGCGTAAGATACTACTCTGCCTCGATAAAGAGCAACAGCAACTGGCCACTTCCTACCAAGCCTTCATAAAAATCCTTCGTCGCTGGACGAAGCCGCTCGCCGCGTTGTTGCAGTCAGTGCTGCAACAACGGATGCAAGCGACGCTGACCGATTGCTGGCTCACCGCGGGATACCTCGTATTCGCGGTCGATGGTAGTCGCCTTGAATTGCCTCGCACCCGCTCGCACGAACAAGCCTATTCGACGATTCGTCACGCACGACGGGTAAAGAACAGTCGCTACAAGAGACGGCAGGCCAAAGATGCGAAGAAAGTCAACTCGCCTCAACTCTGGCTCACAACGATGTGGCACATCGGTACGGGATTGCCGTGGGACTGGCGGGTCGGACCTGGTGACAGTAGCGAACGTGTCCACTTGCGGGAGATGCTCACTAGCTTGCCAGCCGGGGCTTTGATAACGGCCGATGGCGGATTCATGGGGTACGAAGGGCTGCAAGCGATTATCAAAAGTGGCCGACACGTCCTGCTGCGAGTGGGAGCCAATGTGCGGTTGCTGAAACAGCTTGGTTATGTACGGGAATGGACCGGCACGGTCTATCTATGGCCCGATCGGGAATCGAAGCGTGGCAACGAACCGCTCGTGTTGCGACTGGTGGTCGCTACGGATGGCAAGCAGCCGGTCTACCTGGTTACCAATATCCTTTCTCGGCGTGAATTGAGCGACAAGCAGGTGATTGCATTGTATGCACGTCGCTGGGGCATCGAACTATTCTATCGCCATCTCAAGCAGACCTTTCACCGTCGAAAACTCCTCTCTCGCGAAGCCGAGAACGCCAAGCTCGAAATCACCTGGTCGTTGTTCGGCTTATGGGCGATGTCGCTGTTCGCGTTGGTCGAAGCGATGAAGCAAGGCATCACACCAGCAAAGTTGAGTTTCGCCAAGCTGCTGTTGGCGTTTCGCCGCACGATGCGTGATTACCTGCATCCAACGGAGAAAAACGAACGCCTGTGCGAGAGGCTTCGCCAAGCCATCATCGACAGCTACAAGAGAGCAAACAAAACCAGCCGCAACTACCCACGAAAAAAACAAGCCAAACCGCCAGGAGTACCACAACTGCTCACTGCTACCAAGACACAGGCCCTGCGAGCAAAGCAAATCAAACCAGTACTACGAAAAGGGTTAACGGCGTAG